In the Salvia miltiorrhiza cultivar Shanhuang (shh) chromosome 8, IMPLAD_Smil_shh, whole genome shotgun sequence genome, GAAAGTAAGAGATAGCGTAGAGTACAGGGGGGCACGCAtggcctatttatagattacaaaatGGAGGGTAAAACGGTAAAATCAGTGCTAAGGCATGCACTTGGCGTGATAGAGGGGCATGTTGGTAAATTTGCCTTCACGCGGGAAATCTCCCGCGTCTTTGGCGATTCCGCTGATGAAGACGGCTCCTCTGGTGAGAGctacttctctggcgaagatgacttctctggcggaGATGAATCCTCTGGTGAAAGCGGCTTCTCTGTCAtgcgtgattcctctggtgagtgaGATCCCTCTGGTGAGAATGGTTCCTCTGGCAAGTacgactcctctggtgaggatgattcctctgacgagtgcgCTTCTTCTGCCATACTCGTTCCGCTAGTGGGgccgattcctctgatttgcatcatttccctactctgcatatatcaTTCCTCATCAttgatatttttacataatttaaaattttataaataaatatatcataattcgTGCATCGCACTCAAGGGCGTACTAGTGTTAACAAAACTCAAGTACGAAGGAAATTGGTCTCATAATCAACAATGATTAATTACATAGGTAatttttaaactatatattcttagataaattaatataaactaTCAACAAATTTttgttagtatttattttttcctaAAAAGGGTGGTGATacctctttcttttcttttttttgggggggggggggttggctCTCATGGCGTGGCTGTGGGTATTGCTCCCTTTTTATGGACAGTAATTAGTCCACTATGTATAAggtacagaaccgatcacctacccaccgtggacaagaataacgtgcccaccactgatgtggcaatgttaattaggaaagagaatcaataaatcttactctaattaaaattatcttactctaattacaattgccacatcagtggtgggcacgttattattgcccacggtgggtaggtgatcggttctggtATAAGGTAATAATGGACAGTAATTAGTCCACTATATGTATAAGGAAACAATTTTAAAGTaatcaaggaaagaaataaATGTAAGGGTaatattgtaaaataataaatcaattattaaatataattacacAAATAATTATAACAAATATAAAATGACTAATTTGACCCATTATGGCTGCCATAATTATGGCCATTTAGCAAATCAAATCTATATTTAATAGCTCGATTACAATATGGTCATAATATTTTGTTAATAAATGCTAATTATTTCGAAATAAAAGTAGTAAGGAATTTGGATTGTTGCTATAAAGTGACATAGTATTTTCCAGTTTTGCACACCATAGGCCCTATATAAGGAGACATCCACACCATTTTGATTTAATAGAGACAAAAAAGGTTGAATTAAGTATATAATGGCGAAATTATCTCTAGCTATTTTCCTTCTTCTCTCAGGTATATATTCCTATTTTAATGTAcaaacttgattttttttaattgtataaataaatattaaaatgtgGAAGCTTGTTTTTGCAGTTGTGTTGGGTGCATTTGGTGAAGAAAATGGGAAGCAGAAATGCACAACTATAATTGATAACAGAGGCTGCATCACTTCAGTTTGTGAAAGGAATTGCAAGGCTGCATTCAAAGGGGAAGGATTTTGCTTTGCAAATGGACCAAATGGCCTATTTGTTTGTAATTGCAAATTCGATTGTTTACATGATTGAAAAattcaatataaataaaagttgggatttcatttaattttatgaatGTGATTTTAACAACATCGTTTGAATAATAAGATGTTTTGATTCTGGTTTGGACTCGTGATCCTTCAAGAAAGTAAACAATacaactttgttttcttttgatcACTAATATTCATTATGGCTGAAAAAAGGAAATATTATTACACCTTGGTTCAAAACAGTGTTGTTTAGAGTTGAATattcaaagaaaatgaaattgaaaatactTATAAATGTATGTTTTATTTCGCGTGAGCCGAGTTTTTCAATCATATTCCGATCGTGAGAGTTTCTTTGGTTCGTGAAATGAGTCAAAAGTTTGTAATATCGAAGTTAAAACGACAATaccttttatatttatttctttacaTTATAattaggggttattgccataaaatacatcaagtttgctaattttctgatttattttttggcaaaaaaaatacatgaatttataattgaTTCTTAAATATCCCACCATTTATAATTTTGCCCAAATTAATCTGAGGTGACTGCCGGCATTCCCAACGTAGCTGCCGGAATTGCCAATGTGGCGGCCaaatcacacatacacacacacctctctctctcaaacacacacacaaacacacgcacacacccaCTGCGCCGCACGCACACGCACGGCCCCTCCCCCTTAGTGATTATATTTATCATTTCAAGAATAACGGGACAATGAAAATGGCAATTTATAGTTATAGAACGTATCAACAAGATGAAATCGAAATATAAATAGGAAATATTGGATCACTTATATCTCATTACCACGTACAAATAAtctcattaaattaaataattaattaataacctAGGCAAATCttaaattttcttttacttAGTAGTTGATGATCACGTGTGTTTGAATTTGacaaaaagataaaaacaaCGTATTGTAAAACAAATTCAAATCAAGTCTAAACACTTCAAAAATGATTCGAATACACACATAAACATGCTTTAAGTCtcttacattttttttgttttgtttttgaagaTCATCAAATAAGTTATTACATAATTTACATGGACCACTACACTATGCAAATGTGGAAAAATACTACATTGTATGAAGGCGAAATTTGAACCCAAGACTTCTCGTAAAGGAAAATCTCTAACAATTTACTCTCTTCGTTCCACTAAGTATGACTCCCTAATTTCAAACACAATTATTAGAAAAAAAGAGTAATTAAATGATACAAGTGATAGAAAGTTGTCGAGCTCACATTTTTTTGTgagagaaataatttttttttaaataagctattattaatgagatatataaaaaataaaagtgaacCATTATTAATGGAACGAAGCAAGTATTTAGTTTATCTTCTAGATAAAGAGTCACACCAACTATATCATGGACCGAATTAAAACTTAGGTCTAAAGTAAAATAAAACTCTACAAAACTTCAACAAATATGGGCTTTTTGCCTATATAGGCCTGTTTGATTTCGGGCCTAAGCCCATTTTCATCCTAAAATCTTCTTATACCCTACTCGCCCTAAACCCTAATTCTTTTCAGCGGTCTCTCAAAACCCTATAAATCTTTTCTCTTGAATCTTCCGCACTCACAATCCGTGCTGTTTGAGAGCTATCCGCTATCATCATGGTATAATTCATTCATACGTTAATTTTCGCTTCTCAATTTGAATTTTGTATGTTTGCACAATCTGTTATTTCTGCAATTTTATCtggatttttttcttttctaccGGATTATGTTTGCTGAACtcggtgtgtgtgtgtgtgttgattGTAGACTGCAGAAGCTGTGAACCCCAAAGCATACCCGTTGGCGGATAGCCAACTCACCATGACCATTCTCGATTTGGTTCAGCAAGCTGCCAATTACAAGCAGCTAAAAAAGGGTGCTAATGAAGGTGAGGTTTTTGTTTTATGTGTTTGTTTCTTAGGTTTTTGGTTGTTTGTTTTTTGTGTGTGGGATTTGGTGTTGTGCGAATGCTGAGTTGTGTTGGAAATGTTGTGATCGATTTATTTGCAGCAACTAAGACTCTGAACAGAGGGATTTCTGAATTCGTTGTGATGGCTGCTGATACTGAGCCCCTTGagattcttcttcatcttccacTTCTTGCTGAAGATAAGGTAACTTTTGTTGTGTTGTGTTGCcgtatttaaatataattgtaACATTATGGTGTGGGAAGATGTACTGAGATTGATGGAGTGTTGCGCCTTTGATACACGCATAGTTTTAAAGAATTGTTTtggttttcttttcttgttttgtaaGATAATTTTTATCTTTGCCATTTGATTTGGTGGTCGATTTATTCTTTGTAGCCCTCCTGGTTTATGTGGTATGCTGGTTATAGTCTTTGAGTTTGAATTATCTGAATTTAGTAGTATATTTGTTTGCCCAAGTTGGACAATGTTGCTTCAATCACAGCTTCAAAAGAATTGGACCATAGTTTGTAGCATATCAAGTTATCTTGTTTGAAGACCTCCAGATTCTGTGCAAACAGTTTGAATTAAGTGGCTAATCATAACTTAACTTATAATAAGAATGCTGTTATGTGCATAACTAGTATTGAATGCACTTTCTTGATGTAGTTGCTTATAGTAGTTTCTGGTGAATGACTAAATGAACTGAATGATTGCAGAATGTGCCGTACGTGTTTGTTCCATCCAAGCAAGCTCTTGGTCGGGCGTGTGGAGTTACCAGACCAGTGATTGCCTGTTCCGTGACGAGCAATGAGGGAAGCCAGTTGAAATCTCAAATACAGCAACTGAAGGTAATATATGGCTacttttttacaaaaaaacaaCCTACTCTTGAATTTTTTCTAGTTATTTGATAAGATGGTAATTCTTGGATGATTTCTTGGTAACACAGGACGCCATTGAGAAGCTCCTGATCTGATTGTGTAAAGCCTTATCCAGCATGATGGGCCTCTGGAGCAACTCTGAGGCTTTGACTGAGTGAGTTTGGGATCGTCTCGCCGTCGTTTTGCTTATCTCTTGGACCTGTCTGTACCTTATTCATACTAGTTTATGTACAATTGTCACATGAGAACTTGtttttaattactccctccgtcccaaacgaaatgtcctatttcttttcggcacgaagattaagaaatgtgtataaagtagataaagtgggttggtggaaattatttaaatattaagtatagagagagagtgtattgccaaaaaaggaaacaggacatttcgtttgggacagcccaaaaaggaaaacatgacatttcgttttgATATTGAGTGAAATTTTTGCCTTGTGGATTTTTGCTATCCTTCTCAGCTGTggtggtctctctctctctctcataattgaaaaatgaaaatgaaacaaaaacCAGTTGTTTTTATGGGACATGTGGTTGTTGGAATAAGATAATTTAGATTATGTTGTTTGCCAATTCAAATAAGATGTGTTTAAATGCAGGTGGGCTGTCTTTTGAGTTGGAACATGGTTTTATTTTAATCTCAAATTTCTGGATCCATGTGCTTCCAACATCATTAAATTTAGGTAATATTTCTTGATCAAGAAATGCTGCCTACTATACAAAAGACCACTTTCATTTATTTTTGGATTATGAGATATTTAAATCTGACACCAAAAATGTGTCCAGTTTTGAATAGTTGCCATTCTTCCACGAGAAACTTAAGTTGAGGTGTCATATTCTTCATAGTTTGGTGGTTTGCTGAAAATTGAACTTAGATATTCTATATAACATTACTACTTTGTCTCTTAGAGTTATATACCATTACCCAAAAACGACcacaactctctctctcacacacacacaaacacacatttGACcatagttgtttttttttttgataaaatagctttattaaataaagaaatttaaagatcccTCCACAAGGTATTCAAACTCAATAATTTTAGCCTTAGACATTAACCGTGCCACAGGAAAATATGGAGTGAAATTGTAAAAGGGAAATAGATTTTACATTAAAAGAACCACATCAACTATTTTTCACTAATTCTTGATGCCAATGCCAAAACATAGTGATTTTGCTACCATCATCAACGATATATTCTCTAGAGACTAACAAATAACAAGGGAAATTCaaactccctccgtctcacgaagctttttggcacaaattttaaagaattgatattttatgtgGTAAGtgttgtaggtgaaaaagtgaataaagaataaattttttgtcatataAAGAAACTGCTCAAGCTTCCCGGAacaacccaaaaataaaaaattgctcaAGCTTCACGGGACGGATGGATATTatgttttctaaaaaaatagtactaatatttttttatagggAGAATATTGTATTTATACTCGTAGAGAGCTAATTAAATATTGGAAGTTCAAGATTTAAAGATTAATAGTCGATCCATTATTCAACAAAtactaaattaataataaatgctCAAACAAATCCCACATCAATACaatgataacaaaaaaaaaagttaaattaaGAAGAATTATTTCAAGATGTAATTAACGTTaagacgccgatcatctttCAGAAGAGAAGAGCAAAAACCAAAGCGACGACGGATGCTAAGCAAGTCGGGACGACGACGGCAGTGGCGGAAGTGGGGGCCGGTGCCGGAGCTTCAGCGGCGGAGACGCCGTTGACGGCCACCAACACCACCAGCATGTATGCAACAACCATCATTTTCTTGGCCtccattattttcttatatatatatatgtaagaaaaggtgatatatatatatatatatatatatatatatatatataactaatgcACACACAAAAGGTGTATATGTGTGTATTTAGAGAAGTTGAGAGGAGATTGGTGTTGGGATTGAGCAGATTGTAGGGGTTTATATACACCTCAAAAATGGCCAGCTAGCTtcatcaacaaaaataaaattatatacatattttaatgAGTGAGGaagaaaataatactatatgtgGAATAAGcaacaaattataatatttcCTCACTTCTAGCTTTATTGGTTgtcttttaagaaaaatgaaaaagaaatataCAAATCTTTAGCAATAACGTTCGAATACGTCGTATCCTATAAAGGTTTATGTGTCTTAAATaaagagaataaaataaaaataaaaataaaaataattaaagatcAGATTTTTCGAACTTGATAAAGCAGACGTCTTTATTTTTgtgatgaattaattaatatgtgtataatatgtttgatttaaaaaatattagtattaactGCTGTATATATTTTCACAGCTGTTTCCGCTAATCAAAGCAAAAAACCACATAGCTTAAGCTGTCTTCTTACCattgttttgttcttttccATTTTGCCTTTTcgattaatttaaatttcactATGATTAAACGAataaacaatattatatattacagCCTTTTACTTTTGCACCTAACGCCGCTGCTTTAATTTGTCACCTTCTGTTTGAATTCatattgatgatttattttttgagaatgTTTTTCCCTTTTATTTCGCACAATGTATttgtttttcaaattaaatacaCCTCTATTGTGTATGTgtgcgtgagagagagagattgagcaAAATGTAAGTATTCAACCATTTCAAATCTAATAGTCATTTTTTCAcatatagtataattttttcaaaaggCACTCAACTTTATTCTAGTGGAAATCAATGGAAATATCACTCCTAAATACAATATGACAAAACATTAAAACACCTTCACGTTTGATTACTAGTTAAACATCGAGGTAATTATGCAATCATCTTTCCACTAAgcattataataaattaatataatttgtgtACGAAAAATTAAATGTTCTGTCGCGCTTGCATTACTTCTATATTTGAAGTTCTATTAATTCGAGGAGTAATGGCCATGACCACAAATTCATCGATAACTTTTTAGTTAAATTATTCAAACACATTTTTAAATAGATGATGCAAATAATTAGAAATAAatggatttgattttttttagggttaattgcatcaaaatacctgacctttttcccaaaatttggttttttgacaaactttttaattgtagcaaaaattttagttacgtttcaatttattgcaatgtccgtcccgcgtatatttccgaccaaatccattcatttccgaccaatttattttagctacgtttcaatttattgcaatggatttgagacgacaatgtttcattacccggcacgacatgccacctaagctttacggaggtccacctcagcatggatttggctgaaaatatacgcgggacggacattgcaataaattgaaatgtagctaaaatttttgctacaattaaaaagtttgtcaaaaaatcaaattttgggaaaagtcaggtattttgatgcaattaaccctttttttaataaattacgtatgaaaataaaacaattaaaagCAAGGGCGGATCCAAGATTTGTCGATGGGAGGGGGCTGAACTCGAAGGTATTGAATGGGGGCTCGGGGGCGCGCCCGAGCCAAATTTTTCGGGCAGTCTGTACAATTCATTTTTATGTgtaagtagaattttaatggatTTAGGATTAAAATTTGATCACcgactataataaataattattctctttctattgattcaataataTATACTAAAGTTACCCCTACAAATTGTACAATTATAGTTGAAAGAATATAAAAAActtcatctatatatatatatatatatatatatatatatttttttttaaaaaataatctatCTTCTATAAgaataaactaatttttatttttatgttgaaagactttttattttattttttctgaaaATTGGACTGGGCTAAAATTGAACTATGTAGATAGTAAGTTAAATATATGTAATAGTCGAATGATTGCGTGATGGAGAACTCGAACCCAGGATCACAACTCTTGAACATTAATTTCCTACGCTATACCAACACACGTACCCCCAAAAAAAGATTTTTAAATAGCCGAATGATTGCATAACCCATAATATTTTACATGGGCTTAATTTGGGCTCACTTTGATTTTCTAAAGCCCATTGAATCATTTATAGAGGCCCAAACAATTGGGCTTTTGTTTAGAATCCAGCATGGGAGGGTGTGAGAGTCACGTGACCCATATCTCCTCATAGTGACGTGGCACGTTTGGAGGGAAAACACATCCCACCGTCCATTTTACACCCAAAATACACCCCACCCATAATCCTAACCCTTCATTTTTCCTTCCAATAAAAGCCCCACTAACTAAAAATACACTAaattatacttcatccgtcccacgaaactTGAGCAACTTCTTTTCGTCACgaattttaaaatgttaatattttatatgttaagtgtggtaagtgaaaagatgaataaaagaTAAACTTTTtgccatataaaaaaattgctcaAGTTTCGCGGATCAACTCGAAAAGGAAAATTgctcaagcttcgtgggacggaggagtTCCAAATAAATCTTTAaaaacacacacgcacacacacaaactcattaagagcactcccaacagaaatcccaaaattatgctcataTATTCTTctctaaagcttccctatttaatttcaGGATCCCGATTTTATAactgcatacaccagatctcctattttctacataaaaacaataattataagtttaaaataaattcagggtgggtgtaaatttaagattgaatttaggtatgtgtaaaattttttgtgggccccatccaatttagggaatttgctggatgcatttttatctcattttcaattattttagcctaaatttaaaGTTAGTGATATATTTAAGTGATATGCTTGGAGTGCTCTAAAGCAAAATAAACTCAAATTTTAGCTAATTTTTTCCTTGTAATAAAAGATTGAGAGaatgaatataatataaattcgCCCTTTAGCCataattttctctttttttccttcttctgtaatttcattttttcgCTTTTTGGTCTAAGTTTTAAACTTCTTTTGAGGTGCTTCTCTTCGAACAAAAACTCCCTCATTCTTtcaatccctctctctctctctctctagactTATACATATACAGATATACTAGACATACGCATATAGTATTCTGCTGTTTTTGGTGCATGGGAATGGGATTGTGCTGATTGTATCATTGTTAGATTTGGGAAAAACTGGTTGCTTTTACACAATATTTGAAGAATAACTAGTGTCATCTACCGGCAGATCTTGAGGTGGGTTTGACTTTTCCTCTCTTCTGCAACGACGTTTTTGTTTGATTATACGCATTTCCTGTGTTTATAAGTCAAGATCTCAAATGGGTTGCTTCAATTTCTTTGTGGGTGTTGCAGATTTTCTCCGCATTCGGATATGGATAAGCTGCAGTGGGGGAATAGAAAGAGGCTGAGGTGTGTGAAAGTGAAAGACTCGCCTTTGAGCGGAAAATcagacggcggcggcgccgctgtGGTCAAGAAGAAAATCACTTCAAGAGTGGTGGATAATAACCTTAGTAATAATGTTAATAATTGCAGTAAAGATGGGAATGCTCTTCCTCCAGTTCCCTCTCCTCTCCGTTCCACCAGGTAAAAATTCAATctttccattttttatttttttatttttgggtttcTTGTTCTTATTTTGCAGCTCGAGGAAAGATTGAatctatgatttttttattgtttttccccCTTAATGTGGTCTTTGGTGATTGTTTCGTTTTCAATTCTATGTGTATTGGAGCAAAGAGAGATGAATTGCTAATGAAAAATTTGTGATTTAAGTTTCTTTTCATTGTTTCTTGTTTGAGATGATTAGGTTTGGGCTGTGGTTCCTCAATTTTTCTCAAGTTGTTGAAGTGTTGGTTAGATCTACTTAGCTATTCATGGTTAGAAAAACTAGTTGAAAACAGATATAATGAGCATTTGTTTTCTAGGTGGAAAATAAAGCTTGATATCTCAAATAAGAAGAACTCTCTAGCCTTTTCTACATAGTTAAACTCAAGTTTTGAAAGTGAAAGTGATCGTTTTTGGCACACTTGAATTCAGGGACTTAGGTGCGAGTAGATCTATTGCAAATGATAACCGAAAAGCTTCAACATCCCTTTCGCCTGAGAAGGAAGACAGGTACTACACGACGAGGGGGTCCGGTGGATTTGATGATGCTACCAAGGCATTGTTTGCGAATCCAAA is a window encoding:
- the LOC130999582 gene encoding uncharacterized protein LOC130999582 — encoded protein: MTAEAVNPKAYPLADSQLTMTILDLVQQAANYKQLKKGANEATKTLNRGISEFVVMAADTEPLEILLHLPLLAEDKNVPYVFVPSKQALGRACGVTRPVIACSVTSNEGSQLKSQIQQLKDAIEKLLI
- the LOC130999584 gene encoding uncharacterized protein LOC130999584 isoform X2, whose product is MDKLQWGNRKRLRCVKVKDSPLSGKSDGGGAAVVKKKITSRVVDNNLSNNVNNCSKDGNALPPVPSPLRSTRDLGASRSIANDNRKASTSLSPEKEDRYYTTRGSGGFDDATKALFANPKEENRKVVWPKLLIALSSKEKEEDFMAMKGCKPPQRPKKRAKLIQRTILLVSPGAWLTDLCQERYEVREKKTSKKKPRGLKAMGTVESDSE